From a region of the Candidatus Pantoea bituminis genome:
- the ptsG gene encoding PTS glucose transporter subunit IIBC, whose protein sequence is MFKNAFANLQKVGKSLMLPVSVLPIAGILLGVGSANFSWLPAVVSHVMAEAGGSVFANMPLIFAIGVALGFTNNDGVSALASVVAYGIMVKTMAVVAPLVLHLPAAEIEAKHLADTGVLGGIIAGSIAAYMFNRFYRIKLPEYLGFFAGKRFVPIISGLTAIALGIVLSFIWPPVGTAIQTFSQWAAYQNPVVAFGIYGVVERALVPFGLHHIWNVPFQMQIGEFTNAAGQVFHGDIPRYMAGDPTAGKLSGGFLFKMYGLPAAAIAIWHSAKPENRAKVGGIMISAALTSFLTGITEPIEFSFMFVAPILYVIHAILAGLAFPICILLGMRDGTSFSHGLIDFVVLSGNSSKIWLFPIIGIIYGLIYYTVFRVLIAKLNLKTPGREETISEQSSATGTEMAGKLVTAFGGKENITNLDACITRLRVSVADVTKVDQTELKNLGARGVVIAGSGVQAIFGTKSDNLKTDMDDYIRSL, encoded by the coding sequence ATGTTTAAAAATGCTTTTGCCAACCTTCAAAAGGTCGGTAAATCGCTCATGCTACCGGTATCTGTTCTGCCGATTGCCGGTATTTTATTAGGGGTTGGTTCGGCTAATTTTAGCTGGTTACCTGCCGTGGTTTCGCATGTCATGGCAGAAGCGGGCGGATCGGTATTCGCCAACATGCCACTGATTTTTGCGATTGGCGTTGCACTTGGCTTTACCAACAATGACGGCGTTTCTGCGCTAGCGTCAGTGGTGGCTTATGGCATCATGGTGAAAACCATGGCGGTGGTAGCACCGTTGGTGCTTCATCTGCCTGCGGCAGAAATTGAGGCCAAGCATCTCGCGGATACCGGGGTATTAGGCGGGATTATCGCGGGTTCTATTGCCGCCTACATGTTCAACCGCTTTTATCGCATCAAACTGCCTGAATATCTTGGCTTCTTTGCCGGTAAACGTTTTGTACCGATTATCTCCGGCTTAACGGCTATCGCCTTGGGTATCGTACTCTCCTTTATCTGGCCTCCTGTCGGTACAGCGATTCAAACCTTCTCGCAATGGGCGGCATATCAAAACCCAGTTGTGGCTTTTGGTATCTATGGCGTCGTTGAGCGCGCATTGGTGCCGTTTGGTTTGCACCATATCTGGAACGTTCCTTTCCAGATGCAAATTGGTGAATTCACCAACGCAGCCGGTCAGGTCTTCCATGGCGACATTCCTCGCTATATGGCAGGTGACCCAACTGCAGGTAAACTTTCAGGCGGCTTCCTGTTCAAAATGTATGGCTTACCTGCGGCAGCGATTGCGATTTGGCATTCAGCCAAGCCGGAAAACCGCGCTAAAGTGGGCGGCATCATGATCTCCGCTGCGCTGACCTCGTTCCTGACAGGTATCACCGAACCGATCGAGTTCTCGTTCATGTTCGTGGCGCCGATTCTGTATGTTATCCACGCTATCCTGGCGGGTCTGGCATTCCCAATCTGTATTTTGCTCGGCATGCGTGACGGCACCAGCTTCTCACACGGTTTAATCGACTTTGTGGTACTGAGCGGCAACAGCAGCAAAATCTGGCTGTTCCCTATTATCGGTATTATTTACGGTCTGATTTACTACACCGTGTTCCGCGTGTTGATCGCTAAACTGAACCTTAAAACGCCAGGCCGCGAAGAAACGATCAGCGAGCAGTCTTCGGCAACCGGCACTGAAATGGCGGGTAAATTGGTGACAGCGTTTGGTGGTAAAGAGAACATCACTAACCTTGATGCCTGTATTACGCGTTTACGTGTCAGCGTGGCGGATGTCACGAAAGTTGACCAAACTGAGCTGAAAAACCTTGGCGCCCGTGGCGTAGTGATTGCAGGCTCAGGCGTTCAGGCCATTTTCGGAACTAAATCCGATAACCTGAAAACGGATATGGATGATTACATCCGCAGCTTATAA
- a CDS encoding metal-dependent hydrolase, with the protein MFIVDSHCHLDGLDYEKHHRDLDDVIAKAAARDVKFMLAIATTLPGFHTLKALVGDRENIALSCGVHPLNQEDAYDVEEFRRLAADPRVVALGETGLDYYYQQETKAQQQLSFREHIRTGIALNKPIIVHTRDAREDTLAILREEQVERCGGVLHCFTEDQATAAKLLDMGFYISFSGIVTFRNAEQLREAARYVPLDRMLVETDSPYLAPVPFRGKENQPAYTRDVADYLAVLKGVDIETLAAATTKNFSDLFHIPMSRLVD; encoded by the coding sequence ATGTTTATTGTTGATTCCCATTGCCATCTTGATGGCCTTGATTATGAAAAACACCATCGCGATCTGGATGATGTGATCGCTAAAGCCGCAGCGCGTGACGTCAAGTTCATGCTAGCCATCGCTACCACACTGCCTGGCTTCCACACGCTTAAAGCGCTGGTCGGCGATCGTGAAAATATTGCGCTTTCCTGTGGTGTTCACCCACTCAATCAGGAAGATGCTTACGATGTTGAAGAGTTTCGCCGTCTGGCTGCTGATCCGCGCGTCGTCGCATTGGGCGAAACAGGGCTGGATTACTATTATCAGCAAGAAACCAAAGCGCAGCAGCAGCTTTCGTTTCGCGAACATATTCGTACCGGTATTGCACTGAACAAACCGATTATCGTGCATACCCGCGATGCGCGTGAAGATACGTTGGCGATTTTGCGTGAAGAGCAGGTTGAGCGCTGCGGTGGTGTTCTGCACTGCTTTACTGAGGATCAGGCTACAGCGGCCAAACTGCTCGACATGGGTTTTTATATTTCCTTCTCGGGCATCGTGACATTCCGTAATGCTGAACAACTTCGCGAAGCCGCGCGCTATGTCCCTTTGGATCGTATGCTGGTTGAGACAGATTCTCCCTATCTCGCGCCGGTGCCATTCCGTGGCAAAGAGAATCAGCCCGCTTACACCCGCGATGTCGCTGATTACCTTGCCGTGCTTAAAGGGGTCGATATTGAAACCCTGGCAGCCGCGACGACCAAAAACTTCTCTGACCTGTTTCATATTCCGATGAGTCGTCTGGTCGATTAG
- the tmk gene encoding dTMP kinase has product MKSKFIVIEGLEGAGKTTARNAIVETLREKGIQDIVFTREPGGTPLAEQLRVLVKQGIEGEQVTDKAELLMLYAARVQLVETVIKPALARGAWVIGDRHDLSSQAYQGGGRGLDVELMRTLRDAVLGDFRPDLTLYLDVTPEIGLQRARARGELDRIEQESLRFFERTRERYLMLAENDPTILSVDATQPLKEVTASLQATLSSWLTGQPT; this is encoded by the coding sequence ATGAAAAGTAAGTTTATCGTCATTGAAGGTCTTGAAGGCGCCGGTAAAACCACCGCTCGTAATGCGATTGTTGAGACGCTGCGTGAGAAAGGTATCCAGGATATTGTTTTTACACGAGAGCCAGGCGGAACACCTTTAGCTGAGCAGTTGCGCGTATTAGTTAAGCAAGGCATTGAAGGCGAACAGGTTACAGATAAAGCAGAATTGCTCATGCTGTACGCAGCCCGCGTTCAGCTGGTTGAAACGGTTATCAAACCAGCCTTAGCGCGTGGTGCCTGGGTTATTGGCGATCGGCACGATCTCTCTTCCCAAGCTTATCAGGGCGGTGGACGTGGTCTTGACGTTGAGCTAATGCGTACCTTACGCGACGCGGTGCTGGGTGATTTTCGTCCCGATCTGACATTGTATCTGGATGTCACGCCCGAGATTGGTTTACAGCGTGCGCGTGCGCGAGGCGAGCTGGATCGCATTGAACAAGAATCGCTGCGATTCTTTGAGCGTACCCGTGAGCGCTACCTCATGCTGGCTGAAAACGATCCCACAATCTTAAGCGTAGATGCGACTCAACCCCTTAAAGAAGTGACCGCGTCACTTCAAGCGACGCTGTCTTCCTGGTTAACAGGGCAACCTACATGA
- the pabC gene encoding aminodeoxychorismate lyase codes for MWINGIEQNQLPASDRAAHFGDGCFTTAAIKNGQILLLERHLQRLKESCEQLWLYDVDWQQLENEMRNAAQRQQQAVLKVIISAGVGGRGYSRIGCGKPTRIIALSPWPQHYFQLQQQGVKLAISPINLARSTQFAGLKHLNRLEQVMIRAHLDQTDADEALVLDTQGWVVECCAANLFWRRGDAIFTPTLETSGVNGIMRRYLLSQLSAAGQTCQVVQSKPAEILAADEVIICNALMPVLPVRQIDAVNFNQRTLFNQLQKSCKKMEET; via the coding sequence ATGTGGATTAACGGTATCGAGCAAAATCAGCTTCCTGCCAGTGATCGTGCGGCACATTTCGGCGATGGGTGTTTTACCACCGCTGCTATAAAAAACGGGCAAATCCTGCTATTAGAACGGCATTTACAACGGTTAAAAGAGAGTTGCGAACAGTTGTGGCTTTACGATGTGGATTGGCAACAGCTCGAAAATGAAATGCGCAATGCTGCTCAACGTCAGCAGCAGGCGGTATTAAAAGTGATCATTAGCGCGGGCGTTGGCGGGCGGGGCTATAGCCGCATCGGTTGCGGTAAGCCTACGCGAATAATAGCCTTGTCGCCTTGGCCACAGCACTATTTTCAACTGCAGCAGCAAGGTGTAAAGCTTGCTATTAGCCCCATTAACTTAGCGCGCAGCACACAATTTGCCGGGCTAAAGCATCTTAATCGTCTTGAGCAGGTGATGATTCGCGCTCATCTTGACCAGACAGATGCGGATGAAGCCTTGGTGCTTGATACTCAGGGCTGGGTTGTGGAATGTTGCGCGGCCAATTTATTTTGGCGAAGAGGTGACGCTATCTTTACCCCGACGCTGGAAACGTCTGGCGTTAACGGAATTATGCGCCGCTACCTGCTATCGCAACTGAGTGCAGCAGGCCAAACGTGTCAGGTAGTTCAAAGCAAGCCTGCAGAGATTTTAGCGGCAGATGAAGTGATTATTTGTAACGCGTTAATGCCGGTTTTACCGGTCAGACAGATAGATGCGGTGAACTTTAACCAACGCACACTGTTTAACCAGTTGCAGAAAAGCTGTAAAAAAATGGAAGAAACATGA
- the fabF gene encoding beta-ketoacyl-ACP synthase II codes for MSKRRVVVTGLGMLSPVGNTVESTWSALLAGQSGISLIDHFDTSAYATRFAGLVRDFNCDDYISRKDQRKMDDFIQYGIVAGIQAMQDSGLVVTDENAGRIGAAIGSGIGGLGLIEDNHTSLVNGGPRKISPFFVPSTIVNMVAGHLTIMYGLKGPSISIATACTSGVHNIGHAARIIAYNDADVMVAGGAEKASTPLGVGGFGAARALSTRNENPQAASRPWDKDRDGFVLGDGAGMVVLEEYEHAKKRGAKIYAEVVGFGMSSDAYHMTSPPEDGAGAAAAMVNALRDAQLSPELIGYVNAHGTSTPAGDKAEAQAVKSVFGEAAKTVMVSSTKSMTGHLLGAAGAVESIYSILALRDQVVPPTINLDNPDEGCDLDFIPHTARQVNGLEYTLCNSFGFGGTNGSLIFRKV; via the coding sequence GTGTCTAAGCGTCGTGTAGTTGTGACTGGTCTTGGCATGTTGTCTCCTGTCGGCAATACCGTAGAGTCTACCTGGAGTGCTCTCCTTGCCGGTCAGAGCGGCATCAGCCTGATCGACCATTTTGATACTAGTGCCTACGCAACACGCTTTGCGGGCTTAGTGAGAGATTTTAATTGTGATGACTACATCTCGCGCAAAGATCAGCGCAAGATGGATGACTTCATCCAATATGGTATCGTTGCTGGCATTCAGGCTATGCAGGACAGCGGTTTAGTTGTAACCGATGAAAATGCTGGTCGTATAGGTGCGGCAATTGGTTCCGGAATTGGTGGATTGGGGTTGATCGAAGATAACCACACTTCACTCGTAAACGGCGGCCCGCGTAAAATTAGTCCGTTCTTTGTACCTTCAACCATTGTAAACATGGTGGCGGGACATTTAACCATCATGTACGGCCTTAAAGGCCCTAGCATCTCTATCGCAACGGCATGTACGTCTGGCGTACATAACATCGGTCATGCTGCGCGTATCATTGCGTATAACGATGCTGACGTTATGGTGGCCGGCGGTGCTGAAAAAGCCAGTACACCGCTTGGTGTTGGTGGATTCGGTGCGGCGCGTGCGCTCTCTACTCGTAACGAAAACCCGCAAGCGGCAAGCCGCCCGTGGGATAAAGATCGTGACGGTTTTGTACTTGGCGACGGTGCTGGCATGGTCGTTCTTGAAGAGTATGAGCATGCTAAGAAGCGTGGCGCTAAAATCTATGCGGAAGTCGTCGGCTTTGGTATGAGCAGCGATGCCTATCATATGACCTCTCCGCCAGAAGATGGCGCTGGTGCTGCTGCCGCTATGGTAAATGCACTGCGTGATGCACAACTCTCACCAGAGCTAATCGGCTATGTCAACGCACACGGCACCTCTACGCCAGCGGGTGATAAAGCGGAAGCGCAGGCAGTGAAATCTGTATTTGGTGAAGCAGCGAAAACCGTCATGGTGAGCTCAACTAAATCAATGACAGGTCACTTACTGGGTGCTGCAGGTGCCGTAGAGTCAATTTATTCGATTCTCGCACTGCGTGACCAGGTAGTTCCACCAACGATTAACCTCGATAACCCGGATGAAGGCTGTGATCTCGATTTCATCCCACATACGGCACGTCAGGTAAATGGTCTGGAATATACCTTGTGCAACTCCTTCGGTTTTGGCGGTACCAACGGTTCGCTGATTTTCCGTAAAGTTTGA
- the acpP gene encoding acyl carrier protein yields the protein MSDIEQRVKKIIGEQLGVKEEEVTNSASFVEDLGADSLDTVELVMALEEEFDTEIPDEEAEKITTVQAAIDYINSHKA from the coding sequence ATGAGCGATATCGAACAACGCGTTAAGAAAATCATTGGTGAGCAGCTGGGTGTGAAAGAGGAAGAAGTAACCAACTCTGCATCTTTCGTAGAAGACCTGGGTGCCGATTCTCTTGATACCGTTGAGCTGGTTATGGCTCTGGAAGAAGAGTTTGATACTGAAATTCCAGACGAAGAAGCTGAGAAAATCACCACCGTTCAGGCAGCGATCGACTATATCAATAGCCACAAAGCCTAA
- the fabG gene encoding 3-oxoacyl-ACP reductase FabG yields MSFEGKVALVTGASRGIGRAIAETLAARGAKVVGTATSQSGADAISAYLGDNGKGLLLNVTDAASIESVLEKIRAEFGEVDILVNNAGITRDNLLMRMKDDEWQDILDTNLSSVFRLSKAVLRAMMKKRVGRIITIGSVVGTMGNAGQANYAAAKAGLIGFSKSLAREIASRGITVNVVAPGFIETDMTRALNEDQRSGILAEVPAGRLGDAQEIANAVAFLASDEAAYITGETLHVNGGMYMV; encoded by the coding sequence ATGAGTTTTGAAGGTAAAGTTGCGCTGGTAACCGGCGCGAGTCGCGGCATTGGCCGTGCGATTGCGGAAACCCTGGCGGCACGCGGTGCTAAAGTGGTTGGAACCGCAACCAGCCAAAGCGGTGCCGATGCAATCAGTGCTTACCTTGGTGACAACGGTAAAGGTCTGCTGCTGAACGTGACAGACGCCGCATCGATCGAAAGCGTTTTAGAGAAAATTCGCGCTGAATTTGGCGAAGTGGACATTTTAGTCAATAATGCAGGCATTACGCGTGATAATCTGCTGATGCGCATGAAAGACGATGAGTGGCAGGATATCTTAGATACCAACCTCTCTTCCGTCTTCCGTCTTTCCAAGGCGGTTTTGCGTGCCATGATGAAAAAACGCGTGGGCCGTATAATCACCATTGGTTCCGTTGTTGGGACCATGGGTAACGCGGGCCAAGCAAACTACGCTGCAGCAAAAGCGGGTTTAATTGGCTTTAGCAAATCACTGGCGCGTGAAATCGCGTCACGTGGCATTACGGTCAACGTCGTGGCACCGGGCTTTATTGAAACGGACATGACGCGGGCACTGAACGAAGATCAACGTTCTGGTATTTTGGCGGAAGTACCTGCAGGTCGCTTAGGCGACGCGCAAGAAATCGCCAATGCTGTTGCATTCTTAGCCTCTGACGAAGCAGCCTACATCACGGGTGAGACGCTGCACGTCAATGGCGGCATGTACATGGTCTGA
- the fabD gene encoding ACP S-malonyltransferase: MTQFAFVFPGQGSQSVGMLADLAAAYPLVEETFREASDTLGYDLWQLVSQGPVEELNKTWQTQPALLAASVAIYRVWQQQGGEQPVLMAGHSLGEYSALVCAGVLNFADAIKLVELRGKLMQEAVPEGTGAMQAIIGLDDAAIRQACEESAQGQVVSPVNFNSPGQVVIAGNKEAVERAGAACKAAGAKRALPLPVSVPSHCALMKPAADKLAIALQDITFNAPSVPVINNVDVKAESDADAIRHALVRQLYSPVRWTESVEAMASQGVTQLMEMGPGKVLTGLTKRIVDSLTAAAVNDTASLKSALGQE; this comes from the coding sequence ATGACGCAATTTGCTTTTGTTTTCCCAGGTCAGGGCTCACAATCTGTGGGTATGCTGGCTGATTTGGCCGCAGCCTATCCGCTGGTGGAAGAGACTTTCCGCGAAGCGTCTGACACGCTGGGCTACGACTTATGGCAGCTCGTTAGCCAAGGTCCGGTCGAAGAACTGAATAAAACCTGGCAAACACAGCCAGCGCTGTTGGCGGCATCGGTCGCTATCTATCGCGTATGGCAGCAGCAGGGCGGTGAGCAACCGGTTTTGATGGCAGGGCATAGCTTAGGTGAATACTCTGCGCTGGTTTGTGCTGGCGTACTGAATTTTGCCGATGCCATTAAATTAGTTGAGTTGCGTGGCAAGCTGATGCAAGAAGCTGTGCCGGAAGGTACGGGAGCAATGCAGGCGATTATTGGTCTGGATGATGCGGCAATCCGCCAGGCGTGTGAAGAAAGCGCGCAGGGACAAGTTGTTTCGCCAGTAAATTTCAATTCGCCAGGTCAGGTTGTTATTGCCGGCAATAAAGAAGCCGTTGAACGTGCTGGTGCGGCATGCAAAGCTGCAGGCGCTAAGCGTGCGCTGCCGTTACCGGTTAGCGTCCCTTCGCACTGTGCGTTGATGAAGCCCGCTGCTGATAAATTAGCCATTGCGCTGCAAGACATTACCTTTAATGCACCGTCTGTTCCGGTTATTAACAACGTAGATGTTAAAGCTGAATCGGATGCAGATGCGATTCGTCATGCATTAGTTCGTCAGCTTTATAGTCCGGTACGCTGGACAGAAAGTGTCGAGGCGATGGCATCTCAAGGCGTAACACAGTTAATGGAAATGGGTCCAGGTAAAGTCCTGACCGGTTTGACCAAACGTATTGTCGATAGCCTGACTGCTGCAGCCGTTAACGATACTGCCTCGTTAAAAAGTGCGCTAGGACAGGAATAA
- a CDS encoding beta-ketoacyl-ACP synthase III, protein MFTKIIGTGSYLPSQVRTNADLEKMVETSDEWIVTRTGIRERRIAAPDETVASMGSQAAQRALEMAGVEANDVGLIIVATTSSSHAFPSSACMIQQMLDIKDCAAFDLAAACAGFTYALSVADQYIKNGAVKHALVIGADVLARTLDPNDRGTIILFGDGAGAVVLGPSEEQGIISTHLHADGRYAQLLTLPYQDRAKQDQPAYLTMAGNEVFKVAVTELAHIVDETLQANNLDREMLDWLVPHQANLRIISATAKKLGMTMDKVVVTLDRHGNTSAASVPSALDEAVRDGRIKPGQLILLEAFGGGFTWGSALVRF, encoded by the coding sequence ATGTTTACCAAAATTATCGGTACGGGCAGTTATTTGCCCAGCCAGGTTCGCACAAATGCCGATCTGGAAAAAATGGTGGAGACTTCGGACGAGTGGATTGTTACCCGTACCGGCATCCGTGAGCGCCGCATTGCAGCGCCAGATGAGACTGTTGCAAGCATGGGTTCACAAGCAGCCCAACGCGCGCTTGAAATGGCGGGTGTTGAAGCCAATGATGTTGGACTGATTATCGTCGCCACAACATCGTCCAGCCATGCTTTCCCAAGCTCAGCCTGTATGATTCAGCAAATGCTGGACATTAAAGACTGCGCAGCTTTTGACCTTGCTGCAGCATGTGCAGGTTTCACATATGCGTTGAGCGTTGCCGATCAGTACATCAAAAACGGTGCAGTTAAGCATGCGTTGGTGATTGGTGCTGATGTGCTTGCACGTACTTTGGATCCCAACGATCGCGGCACTATTATTCTGTTTGGTGATGGCGCTGGCGCGGTCGTTCTCGGACCGAGCGAAGAGCAGGGCATTATTTCAACCCATCTGCACGCTGATGGTCGCTATGCCCAGTTGCTGACCTTACCCTATCAGGATCGTGCGAAGCAGGATCAACCCGCCTATCTTACGATGGCAGGTAATGAAGTCTTTAAAGTTGCGGTTACTGAGCTGGCGCATATCGTTGATGAAACGTTACAGGCCAATAATCTCGATCGTGAGATGCTCGACTGGCTGGTGCCCCATCAGGCAAACCTACGCATTATTAGCGCAACGGCGAAAAAATTAGGTATGACCATGGATAAAGTGGTCGTAACACTGGATCGCCACGGCAACACCTCTGCGGCGTCGGTGCCAAGCGCACTTGATGAAGCGGTACGCGATGGCCGTATCAAACCCGGACAACTCATTCTGCTGGAGGCTTTTGGTGGCGGTTTCACCTGGGGCTCTGCGCTGGTTCGCTTTTGA
- the plsX gene encoding phosphate acyltransferase PlsX — MTRLTLAIDAMGGDFGPCVTVPAALQALASHTQLYLLLVGNPDTLMPLLAKTDSSLLGRLQVIPAESVIASDARPAQAIRNSRGSSMRVALELVKEGRAQACVSAGNTGALMGLAKMLLKPLKGIERPALMSVLPHQQQGKTVVLDLGANVNSDSAMLVQFAVMGAVMAEEVLGINKPRVALLNIGQEETKGLESIREAAETLRETPQINYIGYLEANELLTGKTDVLVCDGFVGNVTLKTMEGVVRMFLSLLKSSGEGKKRSWWLKLLGRWIQKRLAKRFGHLNPDQYNGACLLGLRGTVIKSHGAANQCAFAVAIEQAEQAVRRQVSERIAARLDAVLARSDKA, encoded by the coding sequence TTGACACGTTTGACCCTGGCGATTGATGCCATGGGCGGGGACTTCGGTCCTTGCGTGACAGTGCCTGCAGCATTGCAGGCACTGGCCTCTCATACGCAATTATACCTTCTTCTGGTCGGCAATCCCGACACCCTCATGCCATTGCTTGCCAAAACGGATTCCTCCTTACTGGGGCGTTTGCAGGTTATTCCTGCCGAATCGGTTATTGCAAGTGATGCGCGGCCCGCTCAAGCCATCCGAAACAGTCGCGGCAGCTCAATGCGCGTGGCGTTAGAATTGGTAAAAGAGGGGCGTGCGCAAGCCTGCGTCAGTGCAGGTAATACCGGCGCATTGATGGGTCTGGCAAAAATGCTGTTGAAGCCGCTGAAGGGTATTGAACGTCCGGCGCTGATGTCTGTTTTACCTCATCAGCAGCAGGGCAAAACAGTGGTGTTAGATTTAGGTGCCAACGTTAATTCAGACAGTGCAATGTTGGTGCAATTTGCGGTGATGGGCGCGGTAATGGCGGAAGAGGTGCTTGGCATCAATAAACCCCGTGTAGCGCTTCTCAATATTGGTCAGGAAGAGACCAAAGGGCTTGAAAGTATCCGCGAAGCAGCGGAAACCCTAAGAGAAACCCCGCAAATAAACTATATTGGTTACCTTGAAGCTAACGAACTCCTCACGGGCAAAACGGATGTGCTGGTGTGTGATGGTTTCGTCGGAAACGTCACGTTGAAGACTATGGAAGGCGTGGTAAGAATGTTTCTTTCGCTGCTCAAATCATCAGGCGAAGGCAAAAAGCGGTCATGGTGGTTGAAGTTGCTGGGACGTTGGATCCAAAAACGTCTGGCTAAGCGCTTCGGACATCTCAACCCCGACCAGTACAATGGCGCTTGTCTGTTAGGATTGCGCGGGACAGTGATCAAAAGCCATGGCGCAGCCAATCAGTGTGCGTTCGCCGTGGCGATAGAACAGGCAGAGCAGGCGGTGCGGCGGCAAGTTTCAGAACGAATTGCTGCGCGCCTAGACGCTGTATTAGCCAGGAGTGACAAAGCCTAG
- the rpmF gene encoding 50S ribosomal protein L32, whose protein sequence is MAVQQNKPTRSKRGMRRSHDALTTATLSVDKVSGETHLRHHITADGYYRGRKVIVK, encoded by the coding sequence ATGGCCGTACAACAGAATAAACCCACCCGTTCTAAGCGTGGCATGCGTCGTTCGCACGATGCGCTGACCACTGCAACTCTGTCAGTAGATAAAGTTTCTGGCGAAACTCATCTGCGTCACCACATCACTGCGGATGGTTACTACCGCGGTCGCAAGGTTATCGTTAAATAA
- the yceD gene encoding 23S rRNA accumulation protein YceD, with translation MQKVKLPLTLDPVRTAQKRLDYQGVYTPVQVERVAESVVSVDSDVECSMSFAVDNQRLAVLTGTADVQVTLRCQRCNQVFPHHVHVSYCFSPVSSEEQAEALPEAYEPVDVNEYGEIDLLAVVEDEVILALPVVPVHDSEHCEVSEADMVFGKLPEEVEKPNPFAVLASLKRK, from the coding sequence ATGCAAAAGGTAAAATTACCCCTAACGCTGGACCCCGTCCGCACCGCTCAAAAACGCCTTGATTATCAAGGTGTGTACACACCTGTACAGGTGGAGCGCGTGGCCGAGTCGGTCGTTAGTGTGGACAGTGATGTAGAATGCTCCATGTCGTTTGCGGTAGACAACCAACGTCTGGCAGTACTGACTGGTACTGCTGATGTACAAGTGACGTTGCGCTGCCAACGCTGCAACCAGGTGTTTCCGCATCATGTCCACGTAAGCTATTGCTTTAGCCCTGTTTCTTCTGAAGAGCAGGCCGAAGCGTTGCCGGAAGCGTACGAGCCGGTCGATGTCAACGAGTATGGTGAAATCGATCTGTTGGCCGTCGTTGAGGATGAAGTGATCCTCGCGCTGCCTGTCGTTCCGGTGCATGATTCTGAACACTGTGAAGTGTCCGAGGCGGACATGGTCTTTGGTAAATTGCCTGAAGAGGTCGAAAAACCAAACCCATTTGCCGTATTAGCCAGTTTAAAGCGTAAGTAA
- a CDS encoding Maf family protein, producing the protein MTASILLASTSPFRQALLTKLGLTFVTDSPNVDETALPGENAETLVKRLAVAKAQALAETYPEHWIIGSDQVCVLDGEITGKPHTVENAHNQLRAASGNRITFYTGLALYHPSSQRLIQCCEPFIVHFRDLSDDEITNYIKKEQPLQCAGSFKSEGMGICLFERLEGRDPNTLIGLPLIALNAMLREAGINPLLD; encoded by the coding sequence ATGACGGCATCGATTCTTTTAGCATCCACCTCACCCTTTCGTCAGGCGTTATTAACCAAACTCGGTCTGACCTTTGTTACCGATTCACCCAACGTTGATGAAACAGCGTTACCCGGAGAAAACGCCGAAACATTGGTGAAACGTCTTGCAGTGGCAAAAGCCCAGGCGCTGGCAGAAACCTATCCTGAACACTGGATTATCGGTTCAGATCAGGTTTGTGTGTTAGATGGAGAAATTACTGGCAAGCCGCATACCGTAGAAAATGCGCATAATCAATTACGCGCAGCCAGCGGTAATCGCATAACCTTTTATACAGGTTTAGCGTTATACCATCCCAGCAGCCAACGTTTAATCCAGTGTTGCGAACCGTTTATCGTACATTTCCGTGATTTAAGTGACGATGAGATCACAAATTATATAAAGAAAGAACAGCCGCTTCAGTGCGCGGGCAGTTTTAAAAGTGAAGGGATGGGGATTTGTTTATTTGAACGTCTTGAAGGACGTGATCCAAATACGTTAATTGGCTTACCGCTTATTGCGCTCAACGCGATGTTGCGAGAGGCAGGCATCAATCCCTTGCTGGACTGA